The Phacochoerus africanus isolate WHEZ1 chromosome 15, ROS_Pafr_v1, whole genome shotgun sequence genome has a segment encoding these proteins:
- the SELPLG gene encoding P-selectin glycoprotein ligand 1: MFLQLLLLLTLLGPGSSLWPWDTWEDGAKEALGLLLTRGRRQVHGDEFDEYEYDQPFTDPPENLQNRTEPMSSRPQLLASLGTFGQRDTAGTATPEPVTLEMATRDSTVLDAGGAATGNPSMKLATQGISVTLDPLTKEPVTVILKEDTITESATAEALSMGPAGIAAASTEPVSTEAMPTEPVSTEATPTEPVSTEATPTDPTSTEATSTEPAVTEALTTEPTSTEVLSTEPTVIEALSAELTSTAAPSVEPTPTGALPTYPVPAKASPTTPATTRGLTTAPPVPSDPPRGSTMAAGNLPTDSSWKSNQTLSPQSSSTPGPREVLSDHSPVKQCLLAILILALVATLFLVCTVVLAIRLSRKNHLYPVRNYSPTEMVCISSLLPDGEGLAATTNGVPPNAKRQGLKTEPQKDREGDDLTLHSFLP, translated from the coding sequence ATGTTTCTGCAACTCCTTCTGCTGCTGACCCTGCTGGGCCCTGGAAGCAGCCTCTGGCCATGGGACACCTGGGAGGATGGAGCCAAGGAGGCCCTAGGTCTCCTACTCACCCGCGGCCGGAGACAGGTACATGGGGATGAATTTGACGAGTATGAGTATGATCAGCCGTTCACAGACCCTCCAGAAAATTTGCAAAATCGCACTGAGCCCATGTCCTCGAGACCCCAGCTTCTGGCTTCATTGGGAACATTTGGACAGAGAGATACTGCAGGGACTGCAACACCTGAGCCAGTCACTCTGGAGATGGCCACAAGGGACTCTACTGTCCTGGATGCAGGAGGGGCGGCCACTGGGAATCCGAGCATGAAACTGGCCACACAGGGAATTTCTGTCACACTGGACCCTCTGACCAAAGAACCAGTCACTGTAATCCTCAAAGAGGATACAATCACAGAGTCGGCTACAGCAGAGGCCCTGTCCATGGGGCCAGCAGGCATAGCAGCAGCGTCCACAGAACCCGTGTCCACAGAGGCCATGCCCACAGAACCCGTGTCCACAGAGGCCACGCCTACAGAACCCGTGTCCACAGAGGCCACGCCCACAGATCCCACGTCCACAGAGGCCACATCCACAGAACCTGCTGTCACAGAGGCCCTGACTACAGAACCCACTTCCACGGAGGTCCTGTCCACAGAACCCACAGTCATAGAGGCTCTGTCTGCAGAACTAACTTCCACGGCAGCCCCTTCCGTGGAGCCCACTCCCACAGGGGCACTGCCCACATATCCAGTCCCTGCGAAGGCCTCGCCTACAACACCTGCTACCACGAGGGGCCTAACCACAGCCCCTCCTGTGCCCTCCGATCCTCCCAGAGGCAGCACCATGGCCGCTGGCAATTTGCCTACTGATTCATCCTGGAAAAGCAACCAGACTCTTTCCCCCCAGAGCTCTTCTACCCCCGGCCCCAGAGAAGTCCTGTCGGACCACAGCCCCGTGAAGCAGTGCCTGCTGGCTATCCTCATCCTGGCCCTGGTGGCCACCCTCTTCCTCGTGTGCACCGTGGTGCTGGCCATCCGCCTCTCCCGCAAGAACCACCTGTACCCCGTGCGCAACTACTCTCCCACCGAGATGGTTTGCATCTCGTCCCTGCTGCCCGACGGCGAGGGGCTCGCTGCCACCACCAATGGAGTCCCGCCCAATGCCAAGAGGCAGGGCCTGAAGACAGAGCCTCAGAAGGACCGTGAAGGGGATGATCTCACCCTGCACAGCTTCCTCCCTTAG
- the TMEM119 gene encoding transmembrane protein 119 isoform X1: protein MAPSFMVPGNMVFEGASSLAVSLLLLLRALPSVSYSVSLQGTFLEDTGGSGEAEGSSASSPSLPPPQTPALSPTSLGPQPTPLAGPKPPTNFLDGIVDFFRQYVMLIAVVGSLVFLLMFIVCAAVITRQKHKASAYYPSSFPKKKYVDQSDRAGGPRAFSEVPDRAPDGRPEEARDSSQQLQADILAATQNLKSPARATLGGGDGARMMEGKSEEEEKGAREVDQDAQGREVLAEEPEVPSEEPCPAEVAGEGQGEPEAAPLLAQETGAQASSPESPCACSSVSPSI, encoded by the exons ATGGCCCCGTCCTTCATG GTCCCGGGCAACATGGTTTTCGAGGGGGCTTCCAGCCTCGCTGTGTCCCTGTTGCTGCTCCTGCGGGCCCTGCCCTCAGTGTCCTACTCCGTGTCCCTGCAGGGCACCTTCCTGGAGGACacagggggcagtggggaggccgAGGGCTCGTCGGCCTCCTCCCCAAGCCTCCCGCCACCCCAgaccccagccctcagccccacATCCCTGGGGCCCCAGCCCACGCCCTTGGCAGGCCCCAAGCCCCCCACCAACTTCCTGGATGGCATCGTGGATTTCTTCCGCCAGTATGTGATGCTCATCGCCGTGGTGGGCTCCCTGGTGTTCCTGCTGATGTTTATTGTCTGTGCCGCTGTCATCACTCGCCAGAAGCACAAGGCCTCTGCCTACTACCCCTCGTCCTTCCCTAAGAAGAAGTATGTGGACCAGAGTGACCGGGCCGGGGGCCCCCGGGCCTTCAGCGAGGTCCCCGACAGGGCCCCCGACGGCAGGCCCGAGGAGGCCCGGGATTCCTCCCAGCAGCTCCAGGCTGACATCCTTGCCGCCACACAGAACCTCAAGTCTCCCGCTAGGGCCACCTTGGGCGGTGGAGACGGAGCCCGGATGATGGAGGGCAAGtcggaggaagaggaaaaaggcgCTCGGGAGGTGGACCAGGACGCCCAGGGACGGGAGGTCCTGGCAGAGGAACCAGAGGTGCCGTCTGAGGAGCCCTGCCCAGCGGAGGTGGCCGGTGAAGGTCAAGGGGAGCCAGAAGCTGCTCCCTTGTTAGCCCAGGAAACCGGGGCCCAAGCCAGTTCCCCCGAAAGCCCCTGTGCTTGCAGCAGTGTCTCCCCCAGCATCTAA
- the TMEM119 gene encoding transmembrane protein 119 isoform X2 produces MVFEGASSLAVSLLLLLRALPSVSYSVSLQGTFLEDTGGSGEAEGSSASSPSLPPPQTPALSPTSLGPQPTPLAGPKPPTNFLDGIVDFFRQYVMLIAVVGSLVFLLMFIVCAAVITRQKHKASAYYPSSFPKKKYVDQSDRAGGPRAFSEVPDRAPDGRPEEARDSSQQLQADILAATQNLKSPARATLGGGDGARMMEGKSEEEEKGAREVDQDAQGREVLAEEPEVPSEEPCPAEVAGEGQGEPEAAPLLAQETGAQASSPESPCACSSVSPSI; encoded by the coding sequence ATGGTTTTCGAGGGGGCTTCCAGCCTCGCTGTGTCCCTGTTGCTGCTCCTGCGGGCCCTGCCCTCAGTGTCCTACTCCGTGTCCCTGCAGGGCACCTTCCTGGAGGACacagggggcagtggggaggccgAGGGCTCGTCGGCCTCCTCCCCAAGCCTCCCGCCACCCCAgaccccagccctcagccccacATCCCTGGGGCCCCAGCCCACGCCCTTGGCAGGCCCCAAGCCCCCCACCAACTTCCTGGATGGCATCGTGGATTTCTTCCGCCAGTATGTGATGCTCATCGCCGTGGTGGGCTCCCTGGTGTTCCTGCTGATGTTTATTGTCTGTGCCGCTGTCATCACTCGCCAGAAGCACAAGGCCTCTGCCTACTACCCCTCGTCCTTCCCTAAGAAGAAGTATGTGGACCAGAGTGACCGGGCCGGGGGCCCCCGGGCCTTCAGCGAGGTCCCCGACAGGGCCCCCGACGGCAGGCCCGAGGAGGCCCGGGATTCCTCCCAGCAGCTCCAGGCTGACATCCTTGCCGCCACACAGAACCTCAAGTCTCCCGCTAGGGCCACCTTGGGCGGTGGAGACGGAGCCCGGATGATGGAGGGCAAGtcggaggaagaggaaaaaggcgCTCGGGAGGTGGACCAGGACGCCCAGGGACGGGAGGTCCTGGCAGAGGAACCAGAGGTGCCGTCTGAGGAGCCCTGCCCAGCGGAGGTGGCCGGTGAAGGTCAAGGGGAGCCAGAAGCTGCTCCCTTGTTAGCCCAGGAAACCGGGGCCCAAGCCAGTTCCCCCGAAAGCCCCTGTGCTTGCAGCAGTGTCTCCCCCAGCATCTAA